Proteins encoded together in one Priestia aryabhattai window:
- a CDS encoding 5'-deoxyadenosine deaminase, with amino-acid sequence MAHTLIKNAEIITMNEKNDIIYGDLYIVGNHIAAIGKNLHPEKVDKVIDAANKTIVPGFIHTHIHLCQTLFRGQADDLELLDWLKKKIWPLEASHDEESIYYSALLGIGELIQSGTTTIVDMETVHHTDSAFQAISQSGIRALAGKVMMDKKGDDLPKALQETTADSIKESVELLEKWHDSNNGRIRYAFSPRFVLSCTEDLLREVSHLSAAYNVHVHTHASENQEEIRIVEAETGMRNIMYLDHLGLANERLILAHCVWLNDQEKQIIKNQGVKVSHCPGSNLKLASGIADVPNLLEQGVFLSLGADGAPCNNNLDMFNEMRLAATIHKPAYGPTAMNAKHVLEMATIGGAKAVGLEKKIGSLEVGKKADLAILNLNQLHTFPSYGVDPISRVVYSATRADVELTMVDGEIVMENRVLKTIDQGIVLKEANHSIDRLLKRIPLLIS; translated from the coding sequence ATGGCGCACACATTAATTAAAAATGCAGAGATTATTACGATGAATGAGAAGAACGATATTATTTACGGTGACCTTTATATTGTAGGAAATCATATTGCAGCCATTGGAAAAAATCTGCATCCGGAAAAGGTAGATAAAGTCATTGACGCGGCAAATAAAACGATTGTGCCAGGCTTTATACATACTCATATTCATTTATGTCAAACGCTTTTTAGAGGGCAAGCAGATGATTTAGAGCTGCTAGACTGGCTTAAAAAGAAAATATGGCCGCTTGAAGCTTCGCATGATGAAGAATCTATTTATTATTCAGCACTGTTAGGGATCGGCGAACTTATTCAAAGCGGAACTACAACGATTGTAGATATGGAAACTGTTCATCATACGGACTCTGCTTTTCAAGCTATATCTCAAAGCGGAATCCGAGCTCTTGCAGGAAAAGTAATGATGGATAAAAAGGGCGATGATCTGCCAAAAGCCCTTCAGGAGACAACGGCTGACTCTATTAAAGAAAGTGTAGAATTACTTGAAAAATGGCATGATTCAAATAACGGTCGTATTCGATATGCATTCTCCCCAAGATTTGTGCTGTCGTGTACGGAAGATTTGCTGCGTGAAGTGAGTCATTTATCAGCTGCATATAATGTTCATGTACATACTCATGCTTCTGAGAATCAGGAAGAAATTCGCATCGTAGAAGCTGAAACGGGTATGAGAAATATTATGTATTTAGATCATTTAGGATTAGCCAATGAGCGCCTTATTTTAGCGCACTGTGTGTGGTTAAACGATCAAGAGAAGCAAATTATTAAGAATCAAGGAGTAAAAGTCAGTCATTGCCCAGGCTCAAATTTGAAACTCGCATCGGGAATCGCAGATGTGCCCAATCTATTAGAGCAGGGGGTATTTTTAAGTCTTGGCGCTGACGGTGCTCCTTGTAATAACAATTTAGATATGTTCAACGAAATGAGGCTGGCCGCTACGATTCATAAACCAGCGTATGGACCAACCGCCATGAATGCAAAGCACGTTCTAGAAATGGCTACAATCGGCGGAGCGAAAGCAGTTGGGCTCGAAAAAAAAATTGGAAGTTTAGAGGTTGGGAAAAAAGCGGATCTTGCTATTTTAAATTTAAATCAGCTCCATACCTTTCCATCTTACGGCGTAGACCCTATTTCCAGAGTGGTGTATTCAGCAACGCGAGCAGATGTAGAACTAACGATGGTTGATGGAGAAATCGTGATGGAAAATCGCGTGCTGAAAACAATTGACCAGGGAATTGTATTGAAAGAAGCAAATCATTCGATTGATCGTCTTCTAAAAAGAATCCCGCTTTTAATTTCATAA
- a CDS encoding NCS2 family permease: MERNGILERLFKLSERNTTPKQEILAGLTTFMTVSYMVIVNPIIMSDAGIPREAALAATIYAIVFSTLLMALWANFPIVTGPGMGLNAFFTYSVVLGQGLSWQTALGAVFISGVLFFVLTVTGVRGKIIDAIPNVLKSSIAVGIGLFVAFIGLKNAGLVVANESTFVGLGNVMDKGPLLAIFGLILAAVLMAKNVKGALIISIFATTILAMIVGVQAIPHSVKDVFSATPPSVGETFFQMDLKGAVAYGIFSVVFSFTIVELFDTLATLIGLSKKANLVDKNGKIPGLNRALAADSIGTMASAIFGSTALNTYIENATGIAEGGRTGLKALTVAILFIFTLFFAPLIQFIPSVATAPALIIIGSLMLSDIRNVNFDDFTEVVPAFLTIVMMPLTYSIAEGLAFGFISYTAIKLFTGRHREIHWMMYVITIAFFINFYMSSH, encoded by the coding sequence TTGGAGCGTAACGGAATATTAGAGCGCTTGTTTAAACTATCAGAGCGCAACACAACACCAAAACAAGAAATACTAGCAGGACTTACAACTTTTATGACGGTCAGTTATATGGTAATTGTCAATCCCATTATCATGTCTGACGCGGGTATACCCCGAGAAGCGGCTCTCGCAGCTACCATTTATGCCATTGTATTTAGTACGTTACTGATGGCCCTGTGGGCAAACTTCCCCATTGTAACCGGTCCAGGGATGGGTTTAAATGCGTTTTTTACGTATTCAGTAGTATTAGGACAAGGATTGTCATGGCAAACGGCACTTGGGGCAGTTTTTATATCCGGCGTGTTGTTTTTTGTTTTAACGGTAACAGGAGTACGTGGAAAGATTATTGATGCCATTCCAAACGTATTAAAGTCTTCAATAGCAGTTGGAATTGGTCTTTTTGTTGCGTTTATCGGTTTGAAAAACGCTGGATTAGTTGTGGCAAACGAGTCTACTTTTGTAGGACTTGGAAATGTCATGGATAAAGGCCCCTTACTTGCTATTTTTGGGCTGATATTAGCAGCTGTATTGATGGCTAAAAATGTAAAAGGTGCTCTCATTATAAGTATTTTTGCTACTACAATATTAGCGATGATTGTAGGAGTACAAGCAATTCCTCATTCGGTGAAAGACGTCTTTTCAGCTACGCCGCCAAGCGTCGGAGAAACATTCTTTCAAATGGATCTAAAAGGTGCAGTTGCCTACGGTATTTTTTCAGTTGTATTTTCTTTCACCATCGTAGAATTATTTGATACGCTAGCGACACTGATTGGACTATCTAAAAAAGCAAATTTAGTAGATAAAAACGGTAAAATTCCAGGTTTAAATCGTGCGCTTGCAGCGGATTCAATCGGTACAATGGCGAGTGCTATTTTTGGAAGTACAGCGTTAAATACGTATATTGAAAATGCAACAGGTATTGCAGAAGGAGGACGTACCGGCTTAAAGGCATTAACGGTTGCCATCTTATTTATATTTACCCTGTTTTTTGCACCGCTCATTCAATTTATCCCAAGCGTTGCTACTGCTCCAGCACTCATTATTATTGGTTCACTTATGCTAAGTGACATTCGAAACGTTAACTTCGACGATTTTACTGAGGTTGTTCCAGCTTTCCTAACGATTGTCATGATGCCGTTAACCTACAGCATTGCAGAAGGTTTAGCATTCGGCTTCATTTCGTACACAGCGATTAAATTGTTTACAGGACGCCATCGCGAAATTCATTGGATGATGTATGTGATTACCATTGCCTTTTTTATCAATTTTTATATGAGTTCGCATTAG
- a CDS encoding LacI family DNA-binding transcriptional regulator translates to MKQNKRKRVTLQQVAEHAGVSRATASLIVRNSPSVSEKTRKKVLDSMKELGYVYDRIAANLRSQTSSTIGVIITDISNTFFTELLIGVHEELEKDGYTVFLGTTFDSDNRQDQLLSTMLEHRVGGIILCPVAGTSEDTIRKIQHLDVPSVLAVRELPEVESDYVGVDYNLGVQKAVQHLLEQGHKRIAFLGGTTGSTTWKERMEGYRLALKSAGISIDEDLIIPSGPTRSGGVEAAHQVLDISEPPTAVFCFSDLVAFGVMQGLKEKGVVPGEDIAVVGFDNVMESSVCHPTLTTVSSFARQIGKDAARCLHNQIVDKKEHHHRIILTPQLVVRESSSKKRSS, encoded by the coding sequence TTGAAACAAAATAAACGCAAACGTGTAACCTTACAACAAGTGGCGGAACACGCGGGAGTATCTCGAGCTACCGCTTCGCTTATTGTACGAAATAGTCCAAGTGTTTCCGAAAAAACAAGGAAAAAAGTTCTAGATTCGATGAAAGAGTTAGGATACGTATATGACCGTATTGCAGCAAATTTAAGATCTCAAACTTCATCAACAATCGGAGTTATTATTACTGACATATCTAATACGTTTTTTACAGAATTGTTAATTGGAGTGCACGAGGAGCTCGAGAAAGACGGATATACGGTGTTTTTAGGTACGACGTTTGATTCAGATAATCGACAGGATCAGTTGCTTTCTACGATGCTAGAGCATCGGGTAGGAGGCATTATTTTATGTCCTGTTGCGGGTACATCGGAAGATACGATAAGAAAAATTCAGCATTTAGATGTTCCTTCAGTACTAGCAGTAAGGGAATTGCCTGAAGTGGAGTCAGATTATGTAGGGGTAGATTATAACTTAGGCGTTCAAAAAGCGGTTCAACACTTACTAGAACAGGGACACAAAAGAATCGCATTTTTAGGAGGAACAACCGGTTCTACAACGTGGAAAGAAAGAATGGAAGGTTACCGTTTGGCGCTAAAGAGCGCAGGGATTTCTATAGATGAAGACCTTATTATTCCTAGCGGTCCGACAAGAAGCGGCGGTGTAGAAGCTGCACATCAAGTATTAGACATTTCTGAGCCTCCAACAGCAGTTTTTTGTTTTAGCGACCTAGTTGCATTTGGTGTTATGCAAGGCTTAAAAGAGAAAGGGGTAGTTCCAGGAGAAGATATAGCAGTAGTGGGATTTGACAATGTCATGGAATCATCTGTGTGCCACCCTACTCTAACAACCGTCTCTTCTTTTGCAAGACAAATAGGAAAAGATGCTGCACGGTGTCTTCATAACCAAATTGTTGATAAAAAAGAACATCATCATCGTATTATTTTAACGCCTCAATTAGTTGTTCGAGAATCGTCATCAAAGAAAAGAAGCAGTTGA
- a CDS encoding shikimate kinase: MTYSEMSLREKSIVFIGFMGVGKTTIGELVAKKLYRDFVDIDQEIEKMFQMPTSQIFKEFGEEFFRNKEKEVISQLSQQRLKIISVGGGAFLQEEIQKICLSNCIVFFLDLSWDSWKERISLIIDSRPVLQGRSLEDIEELFYTRQAIYSNHHSKVETDNLDIEEVANYIVDSLKMAWDIYEPSK; this comes from the coding sequence ATGACTTACAGCGAGATGTCTCTTAGAGAAAAAAGCATTGTATTTATTGGCTTTATGGGCGTAGGTAAAACAACAATCGGCGAACTAGTCGCTAAGAAATTATACAGAGATTTTGTCGATATAGACCAAGAAATTGAAAAAATGTTTCAAATGCCTACATCACAAATCTTTAAAGAGTTTGGTGAAGAGTTTTTCCGAAATAAAGAAAAAGAAGTAATTAGCCAGTTATCTCAGCAGCGTTTAAAAATTATATCCGTTGGTGGAGGCGCATTTCTTCAAGAAGAAATTCAAAAAATATGCTTATCAAATTGTATTGTATTCTTTTTAGACCTTTCATGGGATTCATGGAAAGAACGCATTAGCCTCATTATTGACAGTCGTCCTGTTTTACAAGGAAGAAGTCTAGAGGATATTGAAGAATTATTTTATACGCGCCAAGCAATTTATTCCAACCACCACTCCAAAGTAGAAACTGACAATTTGGATATTGAAGAAGTAGCAAATTATATTGTTGATTCCTTGAAAATGGCTTGGGATATCTACGAACCGTCTAAATAA